One stretch of Bacteroidota bacterium DNA includes these proteins:
- a CDS encoding glycosyl transferase family 36: MKNFKTKYGYFAKQGKEFVITNYKTPRPWINLLTNGDYGAVVSQTGSGYSWKTNAQLNRITRWEQDLVKDEWGKYLYLRDDKSKKFWSAGWKPVCSKPDFYEVRHGVGYSKITSRNNGIESEMLMFIANDAPVEIWKVTLKNTSKSVRTLSLYTYFEWNLGSAPDWHREFHKCFLNTEYDASQGAIFGTKRLWEVPSPNGHWNREWEYVAFHASSIKPSSYDCDKESFMGMYQNQRAPVSMVEGKLKRQSGNSLDAIGSLQVKIRLKANESKEVVFILGATENKTTAKEYIKHYTSVSNVNKAFDEMQKKWDSLLGTMEVNTPDESMNIMLNTWLKYQTIAGRLWGRTGYYQTGGAFGFRDQLQDSQIFLPIDPSQTKKQILLHARHQFKDGQVYHWWHPLSEVGLPTEMTDDLLWLPYVVAAYIQETNDFSILNEQQPFLDDETDVSLYDHCIRAIEKVYTRMSSRGLPLIGAGDWNDGLSAVGLQWKGESIWLGQFLYRILLDTIPMAEKMNDFNRVDLYQNRSKKLRESLNMNGWDGKYYFGATKDNGEKLGSQSSPEGKIWLNTQTWSVISDVADEQRAHQVMDVVEHSLEYKAGTVLVYPGYATPDTNIGYLTRYAPGMRENGGTYTHAATWSIIAHAKLKRAEAAFRSFSKINPIIRGAKPDEYVAEPYVTPGNIDGPDSRFYGRGGWTWYTGSAAWLFKAGTEWILGIRATRDGLLVDPCIPKSWKEFSVKRIFRGTTYHITVKNPQRVSGSAKKVLVDGNEFPVECGKCVLPLLDNTSEHIIVVTLGK, encoded by the coding sequence GTGAAAAATTTTAAAACAAAGTACGGCTACTTTGCCAAACAGGGTAAAGAATTTGTTATTACCAATTATAAGACACCTCGTCCATGGATAAACCTGTTGACGAACGGAGATTATGGAGCAGTCGTTTCTCAAACCGGAAGCGGGTACAGTTGGAAAACAAACGCGCAATTAAATAGAATCACACGATGGGAGCAGGATTTAGTAAAAGATGAGTGGGGAAAATATCTCTATCTCCGTGATGATAAGAGCAAAAAATTCTGGTCGGCAGGTTGGAAACCTGTCTGTTCAAAACCAGATTTTTACGAAGTACGTCATGGTGTTGGGTATTCTAAGATCACATCAAGGAATAATGGGATCGAAAGCGAGATGTTGATGTTCATTGCTAATGATGCACCAGTTGAGATATGGAAGGTGACGTTAAAAAATACTTCGAAGAGTGTAAGAACTCTTTCGCTGTACACCTATTTTGAATGGAATCTCGGTTCCGCTCCGGATTGGCATCGTGAATTTCATAAATGTTTTCTGAATACGGAGTACGATGCTTCGCAAGGAGCAATTTTTGGGACAAAAAGACTGTGGGAAGTCCCATCTCCAAACGGTCATTGGAATCGCGAATGGGAATATGTTGCGTTCCATGCCTCAAGCATAAAACCAAGTTCATATGATTGCGACAAAGAATCTTTCATGGGAATGTATCAAAATCAGCGCGCTCCGGTATCGATGGTAGAAGGAAAATTGAAACGCCAATCGGGTAATTCATTGGATGCTATCGGCAGTTTGCAGGTGAAAATCCGGCTGAAAGCAAATGAATCAAAAGAAGTTGTCTTCATCCTCGGCGCGACCGAAAATAAAACAACTGCGAAAGAATATATTAAACACTACACATCGGTTAGCAATGTTAACAAAGCATTCGACGAAATGCAGAAGAAATGGGATTCATTGCTCGGAACAATGGAAGTGAATACGCCAGATGAATCCATGAATATCATGTTGAATACATGGTTGAAGTATCAGACGATTGCGGGGCGATTGTGGGGGAGGACGGGATATTATCAGACCGGCGGGGCGTTTGGTTTCCGTGATCAGCTACAGGATAGCCAGATTTTTCTCCCTATTGATCCATCGCAAACGAAAAAGCAGATTTTGCTTCACGCACGTCATCAATTCAAAGATGGACAAGTGTATCATTGGTGGCATCCTCTTTCCGAAGTCGGGTTACCGACAGAAATGACGGACGATCTGCTTTGGCTTCCATACGTTGTTGCCGCATATATACAAGAGACGAATGATTTTTCCATTCTGAATGAACAACAACCGTTTTTGGACGACGAGACCGATGTCTCGTTGTATGATCATTGCATTCGTGCAATTGAAAAAGTTTATACACGTATGAGCAGTCGCGGGTTGCCCTTGATTGGTGCAGGTGATTGGAATGACGGACTCAGTGCCGTCGGGTTACAATGGAAGGGTGAATCGATATGGCTTGGACAATTTCTGTATCGAATTCTTCTAGACACAATACCCATGGCAGAAAAAATGAACGATTTCAATCGAGTTGATCTCTATCAAAATCGTTCGAAGAAATTACGTGAATCACTGAATATGAATGGCTGGGATGGGAAATACTATTTTGGCGCCACAAAAGACAATGGTGAAAAATTGGGAAGTCAGTCGAGTCCGGAAGGGAAGATATGGCTGAACACACAGACGTGGTCCGTCATCAGTGATGTGGCTGATGAACAACGGGCTCATCAAGTGATGGATGTTGTCGAACATTCGTTGGAATATAAAGCAGGAACCGTCCTGGTGTATCCCGGTTATGCAACACCCGATACGAATATTGGATATTTAACACGATATGCTCCCGGAATGAGAGAAAATGGCGGGACCTATACGCATGCCGCTACCTGGTCTATCATTGCACACGCAAAATTAAAACGTGCGGAGGCGGCATTCCGCTCATTTTCAAAGATCAATCCTATTATTCGTGGTGCTAAACCAGATGAATATGTTGCGGAGCCATATGTCACTCCTGGAAATATCGACGGGCCGGATTCACGGTTTTACGGCCGCGGCGGTTGGACATGGTATACCGGTTCAGCTGCATGGTTATTTAAAGCAGGGACAGAATGGATTCTTGGAATTCGTGCCACACGCGACGGTTTGCTTGTCGATCCATGCATTCCGAAATCATGGAAAGAATTTTCTGTGAAAAGAATTTTTCGCGGGACCACATATCACATCACTGTAAAAAATCCACAACGCGTTTCCGGTTCAGCCAAAAAAGTGCTGGTCGATGGGAATGAATTTCCAGTTGAATGTGGAAAATGTGTACTTCCGCTTCTCGACAATACGAGCGAACACATTATTGTAGTTACTCTTGGCAAATAA
- a CDS encoding PorV/PorQ family protein has product MNKQFLYLISTGLIVLHLVSAQTKTGTTIGQFLLIEPSGKISAMGNAGVAQSDEAMALYYNPAALGHMTNSGAQFTHNTWFAGITLDYFTAALRITENSSMSISMSSLNSGEIPVRTVEQPLGTGEQYSVADYSFGIGFGQKITDRFSAGIQLSYVQETIWHSSLSVFAFNFGTLYQISDDGLQLGASLSNFGMRGKYNGRDLRIRYDLDPTRNGDNSSLPGELITEEFSLPVVFRVGFGYPVKLNENNELYFSIDAFHPSDNSESISFGGEYKFLNSFALRGGYQHLFQTDSELGLTFGGGIEWEIAQYILHIDYSWIQHQRLGDTQRMTVGMEF; this is encoded by the coding sequence ATGAACAAACAATTTCTCTATCTTATCTCAACCGGTCTTATTGTGTTGCATCTTGTTTCAGCACAGACAAAAACCGGTACGACGATTGGACAATTTCTTCTGATTGAACCAAGCGGAAAAATATCCGCCATGGGCAATGCCGGCGTGGCACAAAGCGATGAAGCAATGGCATTGTATTATAATCCCGCCGCACTTGGACACATGACAAATTCCGGTGCACAGTTTACTCACAATACATGGTTTGCAGGTATTACACTGGATTATTTTACTGCTGCATTACGCATAACGGAGAACAGTTCAATGTCGATTTCAATGTCGTCATTAAATTCGGGAGAGATACCGGTACGGACTGTGGAACAACCGCTTGGTACCGGCGAACAATATTCCGTTGCAGACTACTCTTTTGGAATCGGTTTTGGACAAAAGATTACCGATCGATTCTCCGCCGGAATACAATTATCGTATGTGCAAGAAACAATTTGGCATTCCAGTTTGTCGGTATTTGCTTTTAATTTTGGGACATTGTATCAAATCAGTGATGATGGACTGCAGCTTGGTGCCAGTCTCTCGAATTTCGGCATGCGCGGAAAATATAACGGAAGAGATCTCCGAATTCGATATGATCTTGATCCGACACGAAATGGAGACAACAGCAGTTTACCTGGGGAACTGATCACGGAAGAATTTTCACTGCCCGTGGTCTTTCGCGTTGGGTTCGGTTATCCTGTAAAACTCAATGAAAATAATGAATTGTATTTTTCCATCGATGCATTCCATCCCAGCGATAATTCTGAGAGTATCAGTTTTGGCGGTGAATATAAATTTTTGAATTCGTTTGCATTGCGTGGGGGATACCAACATCTTTTTCAAACCGATTCTGAATTGGGCTTAACATTTGGCGGAGGGATTGAATGGGAGATTGCCCAATATATTCTGCATATCGATTATTCATGGATTCAGCATCAACGTCTTGGTGATACACAACGGATGACCGTTGGCATGGAATTTTAA